In Lacrimispora indolis DSM 755, a genomic segment contains:
- a CDS encoding carbohydrate kinase family protein, giving the protein MKYQEGKKKVVVAGHISLDITPVFKNSGGQKFSALLRPGKLLRVGKAQVSTGGAVSNTGLGLHALGGDVLLMAKVGNDDFGLILKEKIRQSGCDSSIPAVEGESTSYTVVIAPKGFDRFFLHDPGCNDTFCCGDVDFEQVAGAAHFHFGYPTLMRRFYQNEGEELVELFRRVKELSLTTSLDLTAVDPDSEAAGCDWEKILASVLPYVDFFVPSIEELGYMLDKELYDKWQEKAGGEDITSILSLNEDVEVLADRALKLGAKTVLLKCGAAGMYLKTSAGHFMEGWSGIACFQNSFVPDKILSATGAGDTSIAAFIKAMLEGLRPEECLELAVATGASCVTAYDAVSGLLPFETLKEKIQKGWEQQKIIHP; this is encoded by the coding sequence ATGAAATATCAGGAAGGGAAGAAGAAAGTTGTGGTGGCCGGACATATTTCCCTGGACATTACGCCGGTTTTTAAAAACAGCGGCGGCCAGAAGTTTTCTGCACTGCTGCGACCGGGAAAGCTCCTGCGGGTGGGAAAGGCGCAGGTATCCACAGGCGGAGCCGTCTCCAATACGGGTTTGGGGCTCCATGCCCTGGGCGGGGATGTGCTTTTGATGGCAAAGGTTGGAAATGATGATTTCGGCCTGATACTAAAGGAAAAGATCAGACAGAGCGGCTGTGATAGCAGCATTCCGGCAGTGGAAGGGGAATCCACCTCCTATACGGTGGTCATAGCACCCAAGGGATTTGACCGGTTTTTTCTCCATGATCCGGGGTGCAATGATACGTTTTGCTGCGGGGATGTAGATTTTGAGCAGGTGGCTGGGGCAGCCCATTTTCATTTCGGATATCCAACGCTGATGCGCAGATTTTATCAGAATGAGGGAGAGGAGCTGGTTGAGCTTTTTCGTCGGGTCAAGGAGCTTTCCCTTACCACATCCCTGGATTTGACGGCAGTGGATCCTGATTCTGAGGCGGCCGGCTGTGACTGGGAAAAGATCCTGGCATCTGTGCTTCCTTATGTGGATTTCTTTGTTCCAAGCATTGAGGAACTGGGGTACATGCTTGATAAGGAACTGTATGACAAATGGCAGGAAAAGGCAGGAGGAGAGGACATCACATCCATACTTTCCTTAAACGAGGATGTGGAGGTCCTTGCGGACCGGGCCTTAAAGCTGGGAGCCAAAACCGTATTGTTAAAATGCGGGGCAGCCGGAATGTATTTAAAGACTTCTGCCGGGCATTTTATGGAGGGCTGGAGCGGCATTGCCTGTTTTCAGAACAGCTTTGTGCCTGATAAGATCCTGTCGGCAACAGGAGCAGGGGATACCAGCATTGCCGCTTTTATAAAGGCCATGCTGGAGGGATTAAGGCCGGAGGAATGCCTGGAGCTTGCGGTGGCAACCGGGGCTTCCTGCGTGACGGCGTATGATGCCGTCAGCGGACTTCTGCCTTTTGAGACACTTAAAGAAAAGATACAAAAGGGATGGGAACAACAAAAAATTATTCATCCATAA
- a CDS encoding class II fructose-bisphosphate aldolase, producing the protein MLITMKAILELADAKNIAIGAFNITSLEGIQAVLEVSEELNQPVILQFAPVHETIIPMSVIGPIMVMMAERATVPVAVHLDHGDDLNLLKKALDMGFTSVMYDGSALSFEENAANTRIAVEIADAYGASVEAEIGAMGRQEFSSIGEGEEGEATEGCYTDPEQAERFVEATGVDALACSFGTVHGLYITEPKLDFDRISQIRNRIGLPIVMHGGSGVSDQDFRRCIENGVRKINYYTYLAKAGGMHVKEKAIEAEGYVYYHDVTLWGIEAMKKDVLHTIKVFSNLE; encoded by the coding sequence ATGCTGATCACAATGAAGGCTATTTTAGAACTGGCGGATGCAAAAAACATAGCAATAGGGGCATTTAACATCACTTCCCTGGAAGGGATCCAGGCAGTGCTTGAGGTTTCTGAAGAACTGAACCAGCCTGTAATCTTACAGTTTGCCCCTGTACACGAGACCATCATCCCCATGTCAGTCATCGGTCCTATTATGGTCATGATGGCGGAACGGGCCACGGTGCCGGTAGCGGTGCATTTAGATCACGGGGATGATTTAAACCTGTTAAAAAAGGCCCTGGATATGGGATTTACTTCGGTCATGTACGACGGCTCCGCCCTGTCCTTTGAGGAGAATGCGGCTAATACAAGAATTGCCGTTGAAATAGCGGACGCATATGGGGCTTCTGTAGAAGCAGAGATCGGCGCCATGGGAAGGCAGGAGTTCTCAAGCATTGGGGAAGGAGAAGAAGGAGAAGCCACGGAAGGCTGTTACACGGACCCGGAGCAGGCAGAACGGTTTGTGGAGGCTACGGGAGTTGATGCCCTGGCATGCTCCTTTGGCACGGTCCATGGACTTTACATTACGGAACCCAAGCTGGACTTTGACCGGATCAGCCAGATACGAAACAGGATCGGGCTTCCCATTGTCATGCACGGAGGCTCCGGTGTCAGTGACCAGGATTTCCGCAGGTGCATTGAAAACGGAGTCCGCAAGATCAATTACTATACTTATTTAGCCAAAGCAGGCGGAATGCATGTTAAGGAAAAGGCCATAGAGGCGGAGGGCTACGTATATTATCATGATGTGACCTTATGGGGGATCGAGGCAATGAAAAAGGATGTGCTTCATACCATAAAGGTATTTTCCAATCTGGAATAA
- a CDS encoding D-lyxose/D-mannose family sugar isomerase yields the protein MKRSEINKALKDMEEMAKTCGFALPPFCGFTPEEWKEKGHDYDEIRDNMLGWDITDFGMGDFDKVGFSLITLRNGNVKMEKYPKTYAEKLLYIKEGQSAAMHFHWNKMEDIINRGGGNVLIRVYQSTPDGEFAHEDVNIHSDGREYKVAAGTQIKLCPGESITIYPYLYHDFELEPGTGPVLLGEVSMCNDDNGDNRFYLPAGRFPKIEEDEPPYRLLCNEYPAV from the coding sequence ATGAAACGTTCAGAAATCAACAAGGCATTAAAGGATATGGAAGAGATGGCAAAGACATGCGGCTTTGCCCTTCCCCCTTTCTGCGGCTTTACACCGGAGGAGTGGAAGGAAAAAGGGCATGACTATGATGAGATCCGTGACAACATGCTGGGGTGGGACATTACGGATTTTGGAATGGGCGACTTTGATAAGGTGGGTTTTTCCCTGATCACCCTGCGAAACGGCAATGTGAAAATGGAGAAGTATCCGAAGACCTATGCGGAAAAGCTGCTTTATATTAAGGAGGGTCAGTCCGCGGCCATGCATTTCCACTGGAATAAAATGGAGGACATTATAAACCGGGGAGGCGGAAATGTGCTGATCCGTGTCTACCAGTCCACCCCTGATGGGGAATTTGCCCATGAGGATGTGAACATTCACAGCGATGGAAGGGAATACAAGGTAGCAGCAGGAACCCAGATTAAGCTGTGTCCCGGAGAAAGTATTACCATATATCCCTATCTGTACCACGATTTTGAACTGGAGCCGGGAACCGGTCCTGTCCTGTTGGGAGAGGTGTCCATGTGCAACGACGACAACGGGGATAACCGGTTTTACTTACCTGCCGGGCGTTTTCCAAAGATAGAAGAGGATGAGCCTCCCTACCGGCTTCTTTGCAACGAATATCCGGCAGTATAA